The Dioscorea cayenensis subsp. rotundata cultivar TDr96_F1 chromosome 19, TDr96_F1_v2_PseudoChromosome.rev07_lg8_w22 25.fasta, whole genome shotgun sequence genome includes a window with the following:
- the LOC120283510 gene encoding probable inactive heme oxygenase 2, chloroplastic, giving the protein MLSFGGASPAPLAYSYSLLSLPPLKILNPNPSSNLLSPNCIPFSGAISSGPPPPVSTVLSKRKRYRKTCPGEAEGIAQEMRFVAMRLRNSQSSTDDDGGDLWQPSLDGFLKYLVDSKLVFDTVERIVDESADVSYAYFRKTGLERSSGLSKDLEWFSQQGPVIPEQSSPGIAYARYLEELAEKSGPSFLCHFYNIYFAHIAGGQVIGKQACEKLSVGKELEFHKWQGDVQELLKDAREKLNKLGEYWTRYEKNRCLREAAKSFKFSGQIVRLIIL; this is encoded by the exons atgCTGTCTTTTGGAGGAGCATCTCCAGCTCCTTTGGCCTACTCTTACTCCCTCCTCTCTCTCCCTCCTTTGAAAATCTTGAACCCTAATCCAAGCTCCAACCTTTTGAGCCCTAACTGCATCCCTTTCTCTGGCGCCATCTCTTCTGGTCCTCCTCCTCCGGTGAGCACCGTGCTGAGCAAGAGAAAGAGGTATAGGAAGACATGCCCTGGCGAAGCTGAGGGTATCGCTCAGGAGATGAGGTTCGTCGCTATGAGGCTTCGGAATAGCCAGTCTAGCACTGATGACGACGGCGGAGATTTGTGGCAGCCGAGCTTGGATGGATTCTTGAAGTACTTGGTTGATAGCAAGCTCGTCTTTGATACCGTTGAGCGCATCGTCGATGAGTCCGCAGATGTTTCCT ATGCCTATTTTAGAAAAACTGGCTTGGAGCGGTCATCTGGTTTATCTAAAGATTTAGAGTGGTTTAGCCAACAAGGTCCTGTTATTCCAGAACAAAGTTCTCCTGGGATTGCCTATGCTCGTTACCTTGAGGAATTAGCCGAAAAAAGTGGGCCGTCATTCTTGTGCCATTTTTACAACATTTATTTTGCACATATTGCAGGTGGCCAGGTCATTGGGAAACAG GCTTGTGAGAAGCTTTCAGTAGGAAAAGAACTTGAATTTCACAAATGGCAAGGGGATGTTCAAGAGCTGTTGAAAGATGCTAGAGAAAAGCTAAACAAGCTTGGCGAG TATTGGACTCGATATGAAAAGAACCGATGCCTAAGAGAAGCCGCAAAATCATTCAAGTTTTCAGGGCAAATTGTCCGCTTGATCATTTTGTag
- the LOC120249753 gene encoding DEAD-box ATP-dependent RNA helicase 53-like encodes MAAALVSLPRCPPPLINPKPYPLLPSSSSIISISISISRSPNGVCLCKRGGPLAIRAVLQLDHAPLPSLEISKLGISDQIVDALSRRGITELFPIQRAVLEPAMEGRDMIGRAITGSGKTLAFGIPILNNIIQNKNQNRRKQVPSALVLAPTRELARQVQREFKVSAPGLSSTCLYGGIPIMNQVRSLEYGMDIVVGTPGRIIDLVQRGALDLSEVKFVVLDEADQMLAVGFQEDVECILSYLPARRQCMLFSATMPSWVNDLSRKYLRNPLVIDLVGETDQKLADGISLYSVASTSLNKQNLLPTLISRYAEGGKSIIFTRTKIDAESLSRSMRSIIGSRPLHGNMQQMHRDKTLAAFRSGKFNVLVATDVAARGLDIPNVDLVVHFEMPNTSEIFVHRSGRTGRAGNKGTAILMFTERERHAVRTIERELGCKFKELHGITGGSDRRIDSSHPESNFDEDYEEDDHASFKRKVNDRNATRNFEFNPRNNERFRRSSPRNFEPSNARYSQGRGSRIHKFDDFENNRLNNRNSNFKSSSPRNFEPNNARYSQSRGSRIPKFDDSDNNLLNNRNSNFKSWQSSSRHRTQGREAHATKRNISGHSKQRYERNNDSEYDALLDLFKDQY; translated from the exons ATGGCAGCGGCTCTCGTCTCGCTCCCGCGTTGCCCTCCACCTctcataaaccctaaaccctatcCGCTTCTCCCCAGCTCCTCCTCTATCATCTCCATCTCTATCTCCATCTCCAGAAGCCCGAATGGCGTTTGTCTTTGCAAACGAGGTGGTCCCCTTGCTATTCGTGCAGTGTTACAGCTCGACCACGCCCCATTGCCGTCCCTTGAGATATCGAAGCTCGGGATATCGGACCAGATTGTTGACGCTCTCTCCCGCCGTGGTATCACCGAGCTTTTCCCTATTCAG AGAGCTGTGTTGGAGCCAGCCATGGAAGGTCGTGACATGATAGGCAGAGCTATAACAGGATCAGGGAAAACTCTTGCTTTTGGCATTCCCatattaaataacattattcaaaataagaatcaaaataG GAGAAAACAGGTCCCCTCTGCTCTTGTGCTGGCGCCCACTCGGGAACTTGCACGGCAGGTGCAACGGGAGTTTAAAGTTTCTGCACCTGGTCTGAGTAGTACCTGTCTCTATGGCGGAATACCAATCATGAATCAAGTTCGTTCCTTAGAGTATGGCAtggatattgttgttggaacccctgGAAGAATTATTGACTTGGTTCAAAGGGGTGCTTTGGATCTGTCTGAAGTCAAGTTCGTAGTTTTGGATGAAGCTGATCAGATGTTGGCAGTAGGCTTTCAAGAGGATGTTGAGTGCATTTTGAGTTATTTACCTGCAAGGAGGCAATGCATGTTGTTTTCAGCAACAATGCCCTCATGGGTTAATGATCTTTCAAGGAAGTATCTGAGAAATCCTCTAGTAATAGATCTT GTGGGTGAGACTGACCAAAAATTAGCTGATGGCATTTCTCTCTATTCAGTTGCATCAACCTCCCTTAATAAGCAGAATCTTCTCCCCACATTAATCTCC AGATATGCAGAAGGTGGTAAGAGTATAATTTTCACTAGAACAAAAATTGATGCTGAATCACTTTCTCGATCCATGAGGAGCATTATTGGTAGCAGACCATTGCATGGCAATATGCAACAGATGCATAGGGATAAGACCCTTGCTGCATTTCGCAGTGGAAAGTTTAATGTGTTGGTGGCCACTGATGTTGCTGCTCGTGGTCTTGATATCCCAAATGTTGACTTG GTTGTTCATTTTGAAATGCCAAATACAAGTGAAATTTTTGTCCATAGATCTGGGCGGACTGGACGTGCTGGAAACAAGGGCACTGCAATTTTGATGTTCACTGAGAGGGAACGGCATGCAGTCAGAACAATTGAGCGGGAACTTGGCTGCAAATTTAAGGAG CTGCATGGGATCACTGGTGGCTCTGACAGAAGAATAGATTCATCACATCCTGAAAGCAACTTTGATGAAGATTATGAGGAAGATGATCATGCCAGCTTTAAGAGAAAAGTAAACGATAGGAATGCAACAAGAAATTTCGAATTTAATCCCAGGAATAATGAACGTTTCAGAAGAAGCAGTCCTAGGAATTTTGAGCCCAGTAATGCTCGCTATAGCCAAGGCAGGGGCAGCCGcatacataaatttgatgactTTGAGAACAACCGCTTGAATAATAGAAACTCAAATTTCAAAAGCAGCAGTCCTAGGAATTTTGAGCCCAATAATGCTCGCTATAGCCAAAGCAGGGGCAGCCGCATACCTAAATTTGATGACTCTGACAACAACCTCTTGAATAATagaaactcaaattttaaaagcTGGCAATCATCATCAAGACATAGAACCCAAGGAAGAGAAGCGCATGCCACCAAAAGGAACATCAGTGGACATAGTAAGCAACGGTATGAAAGGAACAACGACAGTGAGTATGACGCTCTACTTGATCTGTTCAAGGATCAATATTAA
- the LOC120249485 gene encoding LOW QUALITY PROTEIN: uncharacterized protein LOC120249485 (The sequence of the model RefSeq protein was modified relative to this genomic sequence to represent the inferred CDS: deleted 2 bases in 1 codon), producing MQLKHTSFSGPDLCIGRSMLVAALMDIITSNCDHGSSIKPLLPEKADMRDIAAAIQVIEEGGMHFDEHFEDDDPDERVEGVRGIGIKILGDATVLGLARKTGILKLNNSEAHDLESAGYISRSTVSRENIVNSQKFRSLPAAVPGLWDDLQREHVAVPFAAWALANWSLASEHNRAHIQELDIDGHAVMSTLTAPERTVKWHGTLLARALLSDQNLPLTDSVTDWSSSLLSTVYQACKVEDLPLAQVALSAFLLAIERSDDVKEKLMETGLDRMREIGKLTQKHRHLQEATVRVLDLLFNAGLHFSLEESQKWCSILLHWIFDKFCSDVARPSAVKILSTILGVHGPNSIPISQGWLAIMLSEILAASKASTARASTPITTDKVKTQIDQSNALSAAQVTTQLAVAVVKLAKKQFKFEPDSVDTSPLADFLSMEPFNTQSKSLNKNTYSKFDAADSASAMLKGIKALTEVCSEDGTCKSRIVDLGVLCLLRRCLLNDDYEKLAAMETYDASRAIEATDQASTVSADSSSLDSTDPSSIRVPPTALIRRHAARLLMILSLLPDVKKTVAADKTWCSWLEDCASMKNDCCNDLKVRSYARATLLNVFCSGKDMDVLNNNFPDADGNKKVRCPHYEDMIFLINPELPHWKCLDGSKRTTLESRNLKDVDSTSGVSYPDNYAESENGCDSDNLSQSAVRSMDVVFVHGLRGGPFKSWRIADDKSSTTSKSGLVENIDQEAGKQGTLWPSEWLAADFPDARLFTVKYKTNLTQWSGASLPLQEVSSMLLQKLTAAGIGDRPVVFVTHSMGGLVVKQMLYQAKMSSLKEFVNNTVGCGIL from the exons ATG CAACTTAAGCACACGTCATTCAGTGGTCCAGATCTTTGTATTGGGAGGAGCATGCTTGTAGCTGCTCTTATGGATATAATCACATCAAACTGTGATCATGGCTCATCAATTAAGCCTTTACTCCCAGAGAAAGCTGATATGAGAGATATTGCAGCAGCCATTCAAGTAATTGAGGAAGGAGGCATGCACTTTGATGAACACTTTGAAGATGATGATCCTGATGAAAGG GTAGAGGGAGTTCGGGGTATTGGAATAAAAATTCTTGGTGATGCTACTGTTTTGGGGCTTGCTAGAAAAACTGGTATCTTGAAGTTGAACAATTCTGAAGCTCATGACTTAGAATCAGCTGGATATATAAGTAGAAGCACAGTATCCCGTGAAAACATTGTGAATTCCCAAAAATTCAGATCTTTACCTGCTGCAGTGCCTGGCTTGTGGGATGATTTACAGCGGGAACATGTTGCAGTGCCTTTTGCTGCGTGGGCTTTAGCAAATTGGTCTTTGGCATCAGAGCATAATCGTGCCCACATTCAAGAACTTGATATAGATGGTCATGCTGTCATGTCCACCTTAACAGCCCCAGAAAGAACTGTGAAGTGGCATGGGACTTTGCTAGCTCGAGCTCTCTTGAGTGACCAAAACTTACCATTGACTGATTCTGTCACAGATTGGAGTTCCAGTCTACTGTCCACAGTATATCAGGCCTGTAAAGTGGAAGATCTTCCATTAGCTCAGGTGGCTTTGTCGGCTTTCCTTCTTGCCATTGAGAGGAGTGATGATGTAAAGGAAAAACTAATGGAGACGGGCCTTGATCGAATGAGAGAAATAGGAAAATTGACACAAAAGCATAGACATTTGCAAGAGGCAACAGTGAGGGTGTTAGACTTGCTTTTTAATGCTGGATTGCACTTCTCTCTTGAGGAAAGCCAGAAGTGGTGCAGCATCCTTCTACATtggatttttgataaattttgctCTGATGTTGCACGACCTTCAGCTGTGAAAATTCTTTCTACTATTCTTGGAGTTCATGGACCAAATTCCATACCTATTTCTCAAGGATGGTTAGCAATTATGCTTTCTGAAATTCTTGCAGCCAGCAAGGCGTCAACTGCTAGAGCAAGCACTCCAATTACGACTGACAAAGTGAAG ACTCAAATAGATCAATCAAATGCTCTTTCAGCGGCGCAAGTTACCACTCAATTAGCCGTTGCTGTTGTTAAACTGGCTAAGAAACAGTTCAAATTTGAACCTGATTCAGTTGACACATCTCCTCTTGCTGATTTTCTTTCTATGGAACCTTTTAATACACAGTCTAAAAGCCtaaataaaaatacctattccAAGTTTGATGCAGCTGATTCTGCTTCTGCTATGCTTAAAGGAATAAAAGCATTGACAGAGGTTTGTTCTGAAGATGGCACATGCAAAAGTAGAATTGTTGATTTGGGAGTATTGTGCTTGCTAAGGCGCTGCCTGCTCAATGATGACTATGAAAAATTGGCTGCAATGGAAACTTATGATGCATCGAGAGCAATAGAAGCTACAGATCAGGCTTCAACTGTGTCTGCTGATTCATCTTCTTTAGACTCTACTGATCCTTCTAGTATACGTGTTCCTCCTACAGCACTTATACGGAGGCATGCTGCTCGGCTACTAATGATTCTCTCTCTACTACCAGATGTCAAGAAGACTGTTGCAGCAGACAAAACATGGTGCAGTTGGCTTGAAGATTGTGCGTCAATGAAGAATGATTGTTGCAATGACTTAAAAGTTCGAAGTTATGCAAGGGCTACACTTCTGAATGTCTTCTGTTCTGGCAAGGATATGGATGTGCTAAATAACAATTTTCCTGATGCAGatggaaataaaaaagttaGGTGTCCACATtatgaagatatgatttttttgataaatcctGAACTACCACATTGGAAATGTTTGGATGGTTCAAAAAGAACTACCCTAGAGTCACGCAATTTGAAAGATGTCGATTCTACATCTGGTGTCTCCTATCCTGATAATTATGCTGAAAGTGAGAATGGTTGTGACTCAGACAATTTATCTCAGTCAGCAGTTCGTTCAATGGATGTTGTGTTTGTACATGGCCTGCGTGGTGGTCCTTTTAAGTCTTGGCGGATTGCTGATGATAAGTCTTCAACAACCAGTAAATCTGGTCTGGTAGAGAATATAGATCAGGAGGCTGGGAAACAGGGAACTTTGTGGCCGAGTGAATGGCTTGCAGCTGACTTTCCTGATGCTCGCCTGTTTACAGTAAAATATAAG ACAAATTTAACACAATGGTCAGGAGCTAGCTTGCCGCTTCAG GAGGTTAGCTCAATGCTGCTACAGAAATTGACTGCTGCCGGCATTGGGGATCGGCCCGTTGTGTTTGTGACACATAG CATGGGTGGCCTTGTGGTTAAGCAAATGCTGTACCAAGCAAAGATGAGTAGTTTGAAGGAGTTTGTAAACAATACCGTCGGGTGTG GTATTCTATAG
- the LOC120249328 gene encoding uncharacterized protein LOC120249328 → MLRLLLRRSLRRPPPWRRLLSDAPSTVSAINTTNSLPLSPSPPLQPFSPPPRRRGFPLLLSASLLSAAVGAALVSSSDRLDETMEKSRASVDRVLDRMGRTAAATVALWRSLSSVLSSVDHEVRSGFELRVAALLADIAAASEARRAAIVGAGVGLLWIGCWRVWRLEVEAGYRRRQRGHLRTWLLTQRLSGMCLVAQEA, encoded by the exons ATGCTTCGTCTTCTCCTCCGACGATCTCTCCGTCGGCCTCCTCCATGGCGTCGCTTGTTGTCGGATGCCCCTTCCACCGTCTCGGCCATCAACACCACCAATTCGCTTCCTTTGTCTCCGTCTCCGCCGCTCCAACCTTTCTCCCCTCCCCCTCGACGACGTGGTTTTCCCCTTTTGCTTTCGGCTTCTCTTCTCTCTGCCGCCGTTGGTGCTGCTCTTGTTTCCTCTTCGGATCGGCTTGATGAAACGATGGAGAAGTCTAGGGCATCAGTGGACAGAGTTCTGGACCGGATGGGGCGTACGGCGGCTGCGACGGTTGCATTGTGGCGATCGCTTTCGTCTGTGTTGTCGTCGGTCGATCATGAGGTGCGCTCGGGGTTTGAGCTCCGTGTTGCTGCGCTTCTTGCTGATATTGCTGCAGCCAGCGAGGCTAGACGGGCAGCAATTGTTGGGGCGGGGGTGGGGCTGTTGTGGATTGGTTGCTGGAGAGTGTGGCGGTTGGAGGTGGAGGCGGGGTACAGGCGGAGGCAGCGAGGGCACTTGCGCACTTGGTTGCTGACCCAGAGGTTGTCGGGGATGTGCTTGGTCG CCCAAGAAGCCTAA